Below is a genomic region from Methanocorpusculum vombati.
AGTGGGCAAACATACAATGATGACTAAATACAGAACAATAACCCTTGATAAAATAAAAACTGATGAGGACACGAGCGACGAAGAGTTTATCGTCTGCCCTACCGCAGAAACATCTCTGGACGAACTTACTTACTCCGGAAGATATCAGCAGAATTGAAGCCGTGAGAACTGATATCCGTGAAGGACGCGGGTATACTGCACGGGAAGTTCGCCGGAGTATTGACACAATGGATGAATGACTCTTCCATTGTGTACGTCCCTCTCTTTTTCATCCTCACCCGAATATTTATCCCCCGTCCCGGTAAACTATTCATCTATGCCCGACAAAGCCGAGATACGGAACCAGCTCAAATCCGTTCGCGACGCTTTGACCCTCGAAGAACGCCGCGAAAAAAGCTACTATATCACAACCCACCTCAAAAAATTTCTCCAGCCCTACCAAACGGTCTTCGCCTACGTCTCCAAAGAACCCGAAGTGGAATCGCTCGTCATCATTAACTGCCTTCTCGAAGAAGGAAAAACCGTCATCGTCCCCATCATCCAGACCGACACCAAAACACTTCGTCTCTCCTACCTGAAAAATGTCGCCGACCTCGAACCCGGAACCTTCCATGTCCCCGAACCGCTCTCCACCGAAATCCCAGCGCCCGCTGAAAAGATCGAGATCGCCTTAATGCCCCTCGTCGGATTCGATCGGAGCGGCAACCGGCTCGGCTACGGAGCGGGATACTACGACCGGTTCTTTGAAGCCTACCCGGACATTCCCCGTATCGGCCTTGCCTACGCATGCCAGGAAGTTCCCGCCATTCCCGCCGACCCCTTCGACCGCAAAATGGACTGGATTGTCACCGAAAACGGATTTATCACCTGCAATCCTGCGCGCCCGCGACTTTGATGCATTGCAGTTCTATAAATCTCTTTTTACTCGCCGCAATTTTTTGCCCACACAAATATTTTAAATACCACATAATGCTTACGTAGAGTAAACAAGAAAATTACAGGTGATAAACTCAATGACAGATCCAATAACTCTTCCATTAATTGTACAGGAGGCAGACAGCAGCGATGTCGGGCGCGGATACGCGAGAATCAACAACGACGTCATGGCCAAACTCGGCGTTGACTCCGGCGACTTCGTCAAGATCACCGGCAAACGCACCGGCGTTGCCAAAGTCATGCGGTCCGCCCTCTCCGGTTCGGGCGGCATTGCAATAGACGGCGACACCCGCCGTGCGGCAGGTGCCGGTATCGGCGACACCGTCATGGTCGAAAAGACCGAACCGCAGACCGCATCCAAAATCACCATCCAGCCCGCAGCCCAGAGTATCAAACTCGACAGCCGCCAGCTGGAACAGTTCATCGTACAGCAGTACGCCGGAAAACCGATCGCCAAAGGCCAGATCATCCAGATTCCGCTCGCAACCCAGACGCGGAACGAAGACCCCTTCTTCTCCGGATGGGGAGGCTTCTCCAGCTACAGCACCGAATACTACGCATTCGTCATCTCCGACGTCTCGCCCGGCGACATTGCCATTATCGGATCGCAGACCGCCGTCCACTACAAAGACGCCGTCTATAAAGGAGACGATGCCCCGAAAGGAAAATCCGCCGGAAATATCCACTATGAAGATATCGGCGGTCTTGGCCGGGAACTCTCCCAGGTTCGGGAGATGATTGAGTATCCGCTCCGTCACCCCGAAGTGTTTGAAAAACTCGGCATCGAACCGCCAAAAGGCGTCCTGCTCTACGGTCCGCCGGGAACCGGTAAGACCCTGATTGCCCGTGCGGTTGCAAACGAAGCGGGCGCATACTTCGACACAATTTCGGGACCCGAAATTGTGTCGAAGTACTACGGTGACTCCGAGGAAAAACTCCGCGAGATCTTCCAGAAGGCAGAAGAGAACGCCCCGGCAATCATCTTCATCGATGAGATTGACTCCATTGCCCCGAAACGTGAGGAGTCCAAAGGCGAGATGGAGCGGCGTGTCGTTGCCCAGCTGCTGTCCTTAATGGACGGCTTGAAGAGCCGTGGCAAAGTCATCGTGATCGCCGCAACCAACCTGCCGGACGCAATTGACCCAGCTCTTCGCCGGGGAGGACGGTTCGACCGGGAGATCGAGATCGGCGTGCCGGACAAAGACGGAAGAAAGGAGATTCTCCAGATTCACTCCCGCAACGTCCCGCTTGCCGAAAACGTTGACCTCAACAAGTACGCCAACACCACCCACGGATTTGTCGGTGCTGACCTTGCCCTCGTGGTCAAGGAAGCCGCCATGCACGCACTGCGCCGTGAGTTCCCGGGCATGAATCCGGATGAGACCATCTCCAAGGAGAAGCTCGAAGGTCTGAAGGTCACCGCCGAGGACTTTGAGGCAGCACTGAAGATGGTGCAGCCCTCCGCGATGCGGGAGGTTCTTGTCGAGGTGCCGGACATTCACTGGTCGGACGTCGGCGGACTTGACGGCGTGAAAGAGGAGCTCCAGCAGGCAGTTGAGTGGCCGCTCAAGTATGCGGATGTGTACAAGCAGTTTGCCACCAAGTCGCCGAAGGGATTCCTGATGTTCGGGCCGCCCGGAACCGGTAAGACGCTGCTTGCAAAGGCGGTTGCCAACGAGTCGGAGTGCAACTTCATCGCAGTCAAAGGTCCTGAACTGATGTCGAAGTGGGTCGGCGAGTCCGAGAAGGGCGTGCGGGAGATCTTCCGGAAGGCCCGGCTTGCATCGCCGTCGATCATCTTCTTCGATGAAATAGACTCGATTGTTCCCCGCAGGGGAAGCTACGAGGGTTCGTCCCATGTAACCGAGAGCGTGGTCAGTCAGTTCCTGACCGAGCTTGACGGTCTGGAGGAGCTGAAGAACGTGGTTGTGATCGGTGCGACCAACCGTCCTGATATGATCGATCCGGCTCTGCTTCGCCCCGGACGGCTGGAGCAGCACATCTTTGTGCCGCCGCCGGATGAGGAGGGCAGAAAGCAGATTCTTGCGGTGTACCTCAAGGGCGTTTCGGATATGCTGGCCGAGGATCTGAACGTGGATGATCTGGTTGCCGCAACCGACGGGTTCGTGGGTGCAGACATTGAGGCTCTTGTCCGTGAGGCGAAGATGGTTGCGATCCGCGAGTTTGTGAAAGCAATGGCAGGCCGCGAGGCAGAGGAGATCAAACTTGCCGTAGGTTCGGTGAAGATCTACAAGCGTCACTTCGATGAGGCCTTAAAGCGCGTCCGCCCGTCGCTGGACAAGGAAGGCCGCAGGACCGCGGAACGCGATTCCTGGCCGTACCGGTTCAATGAGGAGGAGCGTGCAGTTCTGGACAAGGCGATGACTGCCCTGAAGATGGCTGAGTACAAGACGGATGAGGATGCAGAAAAGAAGGAGCAGGCAGAAAAACTTGACCGTCTCCTGATGCGTCATCAGAAAGACTTTAGCGCAATCAAAGAGATAACTAAAAGCATAGAGAACTGAGAGGGGGGACGATGATTCCCCTTTCGGTTTCGGAAGTGATACAACTATGCCGGAGTCATCGGACGATGCCTACAAGGATCTGATGGATATTATCCATCAGATCATTACTGCTCATGTTTCCGGCGAGGGCGAGGAGAAGCTCCCGCCGATCATGGGAGTAAAGTTTGTCTTAAACGGGGGTACGATTCATCTGGCCCCTGTCAATCCTCAGCCGAAGACGATTCCCCTGGAGGTTTTTGAGGATGCGGGAACGATTATTATTCAGACGGAGCTTCCGCCGGAGTGTCCGGATGATTTCTTTATCGCATATCAGGACGGGAAACTGCAGCTGAATGCCGGAGCCCGCCGTGAGTACTCGGCGGTGATTCCGGTAGCGGAGATCGATCCGTCCTTGACGGAGACACATCTGCACAACGGTGTGCTTGAGGTCATCTGCTTTAAGAAAAATACTGAAGAGTAATTGTTTGTGGAGGTTTACTCCGCAATATCTTTTCTTTCAATGAGATACAGTTCTGGACTTTGTTTTGCCAGCTCTCTGAGCCGCACGTCAAAGCCGGTTGCAGAGAAAAGGCCGACACGTAAGAGATTAAAAGAAATTTTTTTTCTGCCGCAGAATTCTCAGAAAAGTTTGCGGCTGATGTCTTCATCGATGAAGATCGGCTTTTCGTCCGATAAATTTCATGTTGCCATCCTGAATTATTATTGAAATAATGATTATGCAAATTATAATTATTTTAATAATATTCTTCGGGAGATGTTCAGTCTTCCTTCGGCAGCATCCGCAGGAGGGTGTTGATGGTTTTCTGGAGTTCGGAGATGATTTCCCGTTTTGCCACAGCTTCTTCTTCGTACTGGGCAGTTATTTTTGCGAGTGAGTCACGAACGTCAGCGAGTTCTGTTTCCATTTGTGTCAGGCGATTGAGATATTCTGCGTCGGTGGTGATGTTGCCTTCGACGCTTATCCAGTACTTCAGCGCTCGGACGATCACTGCGGTGCGATCGGTGCCCTCTTTTTCCTTGAGCTGATCAAGTTCTTTGATCATGGCTGCCGGGAGGCGAAGGCTGATCTGCTCCGGTTTTACCGTATTTCTGACACCCCGCGTCATGCAAATATATGGTAGATGCGAGGCAGGGATTAGCCTTGGCAAACCGACATCTATTTAATGAAACCCATTGCATTTCTATTTGAAAACCATTGGATATCTTATTATGGGTGAAAAGATGGACAAATGGGGTGCAG
It encodes:
- a CDS encoding 5-formyltetrahydrofolate cyclo-ligase, producing MPDKAEIRNQLKSVRDALTLEERREKSYYITTHLKKFLQPYQTVFAYVSKEPEVESLVIINCLLEEGKTVIVPIIQTDTKTLRLSYLKNVADLEPGTFHVPEPLSTEIPAPAEKIEIALMPLVGFDRSGNRLGYGAGYYDRFFEAYPDIPRIGLAYACQEVPAIPADPFDRKMDWIVTENGFITCNPARPRL
- a CDS encoding CDC48 family AAA ATPase is translated as MTDPITLPLIVQEADSSDVGRGYARINNDVMAKLGVDSGDFVKITGKRTGVAKVMRSALSGSGGIAIDGDTRRAAGAGIGDTVMVEKTEPQTASKITIQPAAQSIKLDSRQLEQFIVQQYAGKPIAKGQIIQIPLATQTRNEDPFFSGWGGFSSYSTEYYAFVISDVSPGDIAIIGSQTAVHYKDAVYKGDDAPKGKSAGNIHYEDIGGLGRELSQVREMIEYPLRHPEVFEKLGIEPPKGVLLYGPPGTGKTLIARAVANEAGAYFDTISGPEIVSKYYGDSEEKLREIFQKAEENAPAIIFIDEIDSIAPKREESKGEMERRVVAQLLSLMDGLKSRGKVIVIAATNLPDAIDPALRRGGRFDREIEIGVPDKDGRKEILQIHSRNVPLAENVDLNKYANTTHGFVGADLALVVKEAAMHALRREFPGMNPDETISKEKLEGLKVTAEDFEAALKMVQPSAMREVLVEVPDIHWSDVGGLDGVKEELQQAVEWPLKYADVYKQFATKSPKGFLMFGPPGTGKTLLAKAVANESECNFIAVKGPELMSKWVGESEKGVREIFRKARLASPSIIFFDEIDSIVPRRGSYEGSSHVTESVVSQFLTELDGLEELKNVVVIGATNRPDMIDPALLRPGRLEQHIFVPPPDEEGRKQILAVYLKGVSDMLAEDLNVDDLVAATDGFVGADIEALVREAKMVAIREFVKAMAGREAEEIKLAVGSVKIYKRHFDEALKRVRPSLDKEGRRTAERDSWPYRFNEEERAVLDKAMTALKMAEYKTDEDAEKKEQAEKLDRLLMRHQKDFSAIKEITKSIEN
- a CDS encoding ribbon-helix-helix protein, CopG family, with product MTRGVRNTVKPEQISLRLPAAMIKELDQLKEKEGTDRTAVIVRALKYWISVEGNITTDAEYLNRLTQMETELADVRDSLAKITAQYEEEAVAKREIISELQKTINTLLRMLPKED